One Mycobacterium paraseoulense genomic window, GACCCGCTCCGCGGTCCTGATCGGGGCGCTGAACGCCGTCTCGACCTTCATCCGCAACCACGCCGCGGCCCGCTTCGACCTCACCTGCACGGCCAAACCCTACGTCGCGCGCATGCCGGGAACCGGTGCGCGGCACCTAAAGTTCGCTCACCATTAACCCTGCACCCAGTAGTTGTCGTGGCGGACGAACCACTCCCGGCGTTCGTCGTCGGTCATGTCCGCCAGCGCCGCGAAGCCCTCGAAGTAGGCCTCCCGCGGCGCGCCCGGCGCGAACAGCATCAGGATCGACGCCGGTTCGTCGGCCTCGTTACGGAAACCGTGGACGCCGCCGGGCGGTACGTAGAGGAAGTCGCCCTGCCGGCCCTCGGCCCACTGGGTGCCGTCGTAGAGCTTCATCGTGCCCGAGAGCACGAAGAACGCCTCGGACATCGCCCGGTGGAAATGCGGCCCGGGCCCACCACCGGCCGCGGGGATGTCGACGCGGTAGAGCCCGTAGTCGCCGTCGGTCGCCTGCTGGTTGGCCAGGTAGTGGTACTTGGCGCCGC contains:
- a CDS encoding cupin domain-containing protein — encoded protein: MSLVVPPYPPPRYTKGEPELSAWLKRADSPPDYEAGGAKYHYLANQQATDGDYGLYRVDIPAAGGGPGPHFHRAMSEAFFVLSGTMKLYDGTQWAEGRQGDFLYVPPGGVHGFRNEADEPASILMLFAPGAPREAYFEGFAALADMTDDERREWFVRHDNYWVQG